A single genomic interval of Apis cerana isolate GH-2021 linkage group LG14, AcerK_1.0, whole genome shotgun sequence harbors:
- the LOC108000619 gene encoding arginine-glutamic acid dipeptide repeats protein isoform X6 — protein sequence MSAGTQGEIRVGPSHQARLPEYRPGIPPGELLPDPEFSKEREELRWIPAMALDGDLLMYLRAARSMAAFAGMCDGGSPDDGCVAASRDDTTINALDILHDSGYDPGRALQALVKCPVPKGIDKKWSEEETPELVEFYYLWKKTPGANNNRPHRRRRQGSLRRIRNTRNSRAGTPKEEVPTPPKDTPPASVNQKEPVSEPETVPVGTPASNNPGGEISSVTEDDNSEEDSDSRDTNTNGAIHSCQHCFSTNSKEYQIAGKDRLLLCTECRTHLKKTGELPPAPPYLFRPVPAESPDSPGRMRTRNKAKETPRPARPRRTGGTDTPDQEKQQQQQQTPDKNKKKSNKSETPKKGQKRPQTDDVDEDKESQKRKRPGERPESPSESLTTDSNSLMDEPEREGEGDTNENQPTPVTVPTEEPVSPAVTTPEEPSEPTPVSTPVPTPIQTLPISVPVIHTLEKKPLLEEPVETKEQIEDVPLAMNQPLKLEPMPIEPAMSPSNEDMKEPEQLNLTTSQSLNINDMNQNMPRNLSQSIQNSGICTSTGPQSIQNSQIMSPTHQGLPLNMQYTSNVPPVQNVPQNLSQSMQMPSNIPQNMSNAQNMGPTQNLRTHGENLSNTQNMPQSIPGPPLNLNISQSIPTNMTQMPQMPSSPQPLGLTVMSSENRMSERISDDRLSSERIRDSRISERISERIPERSENNEPERNESNNLFQPIQPSGMLSMEKPSSMYNLAGTPPMEPQNLKIKQEIIPPEPDPLQSLKEVKVPGFQSGFPGPSLDNIKKDPDSSSKPPTPSKHSISSNQSVPQIQSVAASPTPTLPPPPTSIPQPVMHPAQQPSPHMAHPFHPHHPLMHHSLFTAMHPYHPHAYPGYAPVGAYPSFPPYPYGPVPHAIPPPSPQRSQESTTMMTAHHSSTSSSVTTREEGENLIATHHHSSTMHQATALHHDKLLTISSHSSHSHSSSHSSHNTQRKPSLVSATCLTSSSSAHHHHRPPQSQPPVVPEPKIEPDLVEQEQEEPPSPRGPSPEPRIEDSECHRSQSAIFLRHWNRGENNSCTRTDLMFKPVPDSKLARKREERSRKQAEREREERDRAAAQQARKMTTPEKQPETCKPPSRGPLEPVVSPYDRYAARPGSYADTPALRQLSEYARPHAAFSPARHPAPPDPMLHYMYSPAARERLELEHLEREKREREIRELRERELNDRLKEELLKGTPRPMPAPVDPHWLEIHRRYAAAGLAPGPSGPPQALHQFGLYGAPPGPSQLERERLERLGIPTAAGGGPAGAGAGHPVAAHHHGQLDERLALAADPMVRLQMAGISPEYHAHTHAHTHAHTHLHLHPGQQQAQQQAQQQQEAAAAAAGFPLPAAAGANYPRPGLMPRDPALALHPAELLARPYADMAAHHEQLQRHLMMERDRFPPHASLVAHHEEYLRQQRERELKVRALEEAARGSRP from the exons atgtCTGCCGGCACCCAGGGCGAGATTCGGGTTGGCCCTTCGCACCAG GCTCGTTTGCCTGAGTATCGGCCGGGTATACCTCCTGGAGAGCTGCTTCCTGATCCAGAGTTTTCTAAAGAACGAGAAGAGCTAAGATGGATTCCAGCTATGGCATTAGACGGGGATCTTCTGATGTACTTAAGGGCAGCTCGATCTATGGCTGCATTTGCTGGTATGTGTGATGGAGGATCCCCGGATGACGGTTGTGTGGCTGCTTCACGTGACGACACGACTATCAATGCTCTGGATATCTTGCACGATTCTGGCTATGATCCAGGAAGAGCATTGCAAGCTTTGGTTAAATGTCCCGTACCTAAAGGCATCGATAAAAAATGGTCCGAGGAGGAAACT ccGGAATTGGTTGAATTCTACTATTTGTGGAAGAAAACACCAGGAGCGAATAATAATCGACCTCATCGAAGAAGACGACAAGGTTCACTTAGAAGAATTCGTAATACACGTAATTCGCGCGCTGGTACTCCCAAAGAAGAAGTTCCAACTCCGCCCAAAGATACTCCACCAGCTAGTGTCAATCAGAAAGAGCCTGTTTCAGAGCCGGAAACTGTACCTGTTGGAACACCTGCGAGCAATAATCCTGGTGGAGAAATTAGTTCTGTGACAGAGGACGATAATTCGGAAGAGGATAGTGATTCTAGAGATACAAACACTAACGGAGCAATACATTCTTGTCAACATTGTTTCTCAACTAATTCAAAGGAATATCAAATAGCTGGTAAGGATAGGTTATTGCTCTGTACGGAATGCAGGACACATTTGAAAAAGACTGGAGAATTACCGCCTGCACCTCCGTATCTGTTCCGCCCTGTGCCTGCGGAATCACCAGATAGCCCAGGGAGAATGCGTACAAGAAATAAGGCTAAGGAAACGCCTAGACCTGCAAGACCACGACGTACAGGTGGAACGGATACTCCTGATCAAgaaaaacaacaacaacaacaacaaacaCCAgacaagaataagaaaaaatctaataaatcagAAACACCAAAAAAGGGTCAAAAACGACCACAGACGGATGACGTGGATGAAGACAAAGAGTCTCAGAAACGGAAACGTCCTGGTGAACGTCCTGAGAGTCCCTCAGAGTCTCTCACAACTGATAGTAACTCTCTCATGGATGAGCctgagagagaaggagaaggtgatacaaatgaaaatcaaCCTACTCCGGTTACAGTGCCAACTGAGGAGCCTGTTAGTCCGGCAGTGACTACACCGGAAGAACCTTCCGAACCAACGCCAGTTTCTACTCCCGTACCAACGCCTATACAGACTTTACCAATTTCTGTTCCTGTTATTCatactttagaaaaaaaaccgTTATTAGAAGAACCAGTAGAAACGAAAGAGCAAATAGAAGATGTTCCTTTAGCTATGAATCAGCCACTAAAATTGGAACCTATGCCAATAGAACCAGCCATGTCTCCATCTAATGAAGATATGAAAGAACCCGAACAATTGAATTTAACTACATCACAGTCATTGAATATAAACGATATGAATCAAAATATGCCACGTAATTTGTCACAATCAATTCAAAATAGTGGTATTTGTACCTCGACTGGTCCACAAAGTATACAGAACTCACAGATTATGTCTCCGACGCACCAAGGACTGCCACTCAATATGCAGTACACATCCAATGTTCCTCCTGTTCAAAATGTACCGCAAAACTTATCACAAAGTATGCAAATGCCGTCGAATATACCACAAAATATGTCAAATGCGCAAAATATGGGACCAACACAAAATCTTCGAACACATggtgaaaatttatcaaatacgcAAAATATGCCTCAAAGCATACCGGGACCACCATTAAATCTCAATATATCACAAAGTATACCAACGAATATGACTCAAATGCCTCAAATGCCAAGTTCACCGCAACCACTTGGTTTAACCGTAATGTCTTCGGAAAATAGGATGTCCGAAAGAATTTCTGATGATAGACTATCTTCGGAACGAATTAGAGATAGTAGAATATCTGAAAGAATATCCGAAAGAATACCAGAGAGATCAGAAAATAATGAACCTGAGagaaacgaatcgaataatttatttcaacctATTCAGCCAAGTGGAATGTTATCAATGGAAAAACCATCTTCAATGTATAATTTAGCTGGTACACCACCAATGGAAccacaaaatttgaaaatcaaacAAGAGATCATTCCTCCTGAACCAGATCCACTTCAAAGTTTGAAAGAAGTTAAAGTTCCTGGTTTTCAATCTGGATTTCCAGGCCCAagtttagataatattaaaaaagatccaGATAGTTCTAGTAAACCGCCAACACCTAGCAAGCACTCCATATCTAGCAATCAATCTGTACCTCAAATACAATCTGTAGCAGCATCTCCAACTCCAACTCTTCCACCACCACCTACATCTATACCTCAGCCTGTAATGCATCCAGCTCAACAACCAAGCCCTCATATGGCTCATCCATTTCACCCACATCATCCCTTAATGCATCATTCGTTATTTACTGCCATGCATCCATATCATCCTCACGCTTATCCAGGTTATGCTCCAGTTGGAGCTTATCCTTCATTCCCGCCCTATCCATACGGTCCAGTTCCGCATGCAATTCCACCTCCGTCCCCACAAAGAAGTCAAGAAAGTACAACAATGATGACGGCACATCATTCAAGTACGAGTTCTAGTGTAACGAcgagagaagaaggagaaaatctTATAGCCACGCATCATCACTCTTCTACTATGCATCAAGCTACAGCATTGCATCATGACAAATTATTGACTATTTCTTCTCATAGTTCTCATAGTCACTCTTCATCGCATAGTTCGCATAATACTCAACGCAAGCCGTCACTAGTTTCAGCTACATGTCTGACATCTAGTAGTTCGGCTCATCATCATCATAGACCGCCGCAATCTCAACCTCCAGTTGTACCAGAACCAAAAATAGAACCTGATTTAGTAGAACAGGAACAAGAAGAGCCACCAAGTCCTCGAGGTCCATCTCCAGAACCTCGAATCGAGGATTCAGAATGTCACAGATCACAATCTGCAATTTTTCTACGACATTGGAATCGAGGcgaaaataattcttgtaCTAGAACTGATTTAATGTTCAAACCTGTTCCGGATTCGAAATTAGCAAGAAAACGAGAGGAAAGATCAAGAAAGCAagcagaaagagaaagggaagaacGTGATAGAGCTGCAGCGCAACAAGCTAGAAAAATGACTACACCAGAAAAACAACCAGAAACATGTAAACCGCCTAGTCGAGGACCTCTTGAGCCTGTCGTATCTCCTTATGATAGATACGCCGCAAGACCAGGATCCTACGCGGATACACCTGCTTTGAGACAATTATCCGAGTATGCTCGACCACATGCTGCATTTTCCCCTGCTAGACATCCTGCGCCACCAGATCCAATGTTACATTACATGTACAGTCCTGCGGCTCGTGAACGCTTGGAATTGGAACATTTGGAACGTGAAAAAAGAGAACGAGAAATCAGAGAATTACGCGAACGAGAATTAAACGATCGACTAAAAGAGGAACTCTTGAAAGGAACACCTAGACCAATGCCAGCTCCAGTGGATCCACATTGGCTAGAGATACATCGACGTTATGCGGCCGCAGGACTTGCACCTGGACCTTCAGGTCCTCCTCAAGCTTTACATCAATTCGGTCTTTACGGTGCACCACCGGGACCAAGTCAATTGGAAAGAGAACGTTTAGAAAGATTAG GGATACCGACTGCAGCCGGCGGGGGGCCAGCGGGTGCAGGGGCTGGCCATCCCGTGGCGGCTCATCACCACGGCCAGCTGGACGAGCGACTGGCTCTAGCTGCTGACCCGATGGTCCGGTTGCAGATGGCTGGCATTTCGCCCGAGTATCATGCTCATACTCACGCGCATACGCATGCGCATACGCACTTACACTTACATCCGGGACAGCAGCAGGCCCAGCAACAGGCTCAGCAACAGCAGGAAGCGGCTGCGGCTGCAGCTGGATTCCCCCTGCCTG CGGCAGCTGGTGCAAATTATCCTCGACCAGGCTTAATGCCCCGTGACCCAGCACTGGCTCTTCATCCCGCGGAACTTCTTGCAAGACCGTACGCGGATATGGCAGCGCATCACGAGCAATTACAACGTCATCTCATGATGGAACGCGATCGATTCCCTCCTCATGCTTCACTTGTTGCACACCACGAGGAATATCTAAG ACAACAGCGTGAGCGCGAGCTTAAAGTTCGCGCACTGGAAGAAGCTGCACGTGGATCACGTCCTTAA
- the LOC108000619 gene encoding arginine-glutamic acid dipeptide repeats protein isoform X10: protein MSAGTQGEIRVGPSHQARLPEYRPGIPPGELLPDPEFSKEREELRWIPAMALDGDLLMYLRAARSMAAFAGMCDGGSPDDGCVAASRDDTTINALDILHDSGYDPGRALQALVKCPVPKGIDKKWSEEETKRFVKGLRQFGKNFSRIRKDLLPHKDTPELVEFYYLWKKTPGANNNRPHRRRRQGSLRRIRNTRNSRAGTPKEEVPTPPKDTPPASVNQKEPVSEPETVPVGTPASNNPGGEISSVTEDDNSEEDSDSRDTNTNGAIHSCQHCFSTNSKEYQIAGKDRLLLCTECRTHLKKTGELPPAPPYLFRPVPAESPDSPGRMRTRNKAKETPRPARPRRTGGTDTPDQEKQQQQQQTPDKNKKKSNKSETPKKGQKRPQTDDVDEDKESQKRKRPGERPESPSESLTTDSNSLMDEPEREGEGDTNENQPTPVTVPTEEPVSPAVTTPEEPSEPTPVSTPVPTPIQTLPISVPVIHTLEKKPLLEEPVETKEQIEDVPLAMNQPLKLEPMPIEPAMSPSNEDMKEPEQLNLTTSQSLNINDMNQNMPRNLSQSIQNSGICTSTGPQSIQNSQIMSPTHQGLPLNMQYTSNVPPVQNVPQNLSQSMQMPSNIPQNMSNAQNMGPTQNLRTHGENLSNTQNMPQSIPGPPLNLNISQSIPTNMTQMPQMPSSPQPLGLTVMSSENRMSERISDDRLSSERIRDSRISERISERIPERSENNEPERNESNNLFQPIQPSGMLSMEKPSSMYNLAGTPPMEPQNLKIKQEIIPPEPDPLQSLKEVKVPGFQSGFPGPSLDNIKKDPDSSSKPPTPSKHSISSNQSVPQIQSVAASPTPTLPPPPTSIPQPVMHPAQQPSPHMAHPFHPHHPLMHHSLFTAMHPYHPHAYPGYAPVGAYPSFPPYPYGPVPHAIPPPSPQRSQESTTMMTAHHSSTSSSVTTREEGENLIATHHHSSTMHQATALHHDKLLTISSHSSHSHSSSHSSHNTQRKPSLVSATCLTSSSSAHHHHRPPQSQPPVVPEPKIEPDLVEQEQEEPPSPRGPSPEPRIEDSECHRSQSAIFLRHWNRGENNSCTRTDLMFKPVPDSKLARKREERSRKQAEREREERDRAAAQQARKMTTPEKQPETCKPPSRGPLEPVVSPYDRYAARPGSYADTPALRQLSEYARPHAAFSPARHPAPPDPMLHYMYSPAARERLELEHLEREKREREIRELRERELNDRLKEELLKGTPRPMPAPVDPHWLEIHRRYAAAGLAPGPSGPPQALHQFGLYGAPPGPSQLERERLERLAAAGANYPRPGLMPRDPALALHPAELLARPYADMAAHHEQLQRHLMMERDRFPPHASLVAHHEEYLRQQRERELKVRALEEAARGSRP, encoded by the exons atgtCTGCCGGCACCCAGGGCGAGATTCGGGTTGGCCCTTCGCACCAG GCTCGTTTGCCTGAGTATCGGCCGGGTATACCTCCTGGAGAGCTGCTTCCTGATCCAGAGTTTTCTAAAGAACGAGAAGAGCTAAGATGGATTCCAGCTATGGCATTAGACGGGGATCTTCTGATGTACTTAAGGGCAGCTCGATCTATGGCTGCATTTGCTGGTATGTGTGATGGAGGATCCCCGGATGACGGTTGTGTGGCTGCTTCACGTGACGACACGACTATCAATGCTCTGGATATCTTGCACGATTCTGGCTATGATCCAGGAAGAGCATTGCAAGCTTTGGTTAAATGTCCCGTACCTAAAGGCATCGATAAAAAATGGTCCGAGGAGGAAACT AAACGTTTCGTTAAAGGACTTAgacaatttggaaaaaatttttcaaggatCAGAAAAGATCTCTTACCTCATAAAGATACG ccGGAATTGGTTGAATTCTACTATTTGTGGAAGAAAACACCAGGAGCGAATAATAATCGACCTCATCGAAGAAGACGACAAGGTTCACTTAGAAGAATTCGTAATACACGTAATTCGCGCGCTGGTACTCCCAAAGAAGAAGTTCCAACTCCGCCCAAAGATACTCCACCAGCTAGTGTCAATCAGAAAGAGCCTGTTTCAGAGCCGGAAACTGTACCTGTTGGAACACCTGCGAGCAATAATCCTGGTGGAGAAATTAGTTCTGTGACAGAGGACGATAATTCGGAAGAGGATAGTGATTCTAGAGATACAAACACTAACGGAGCAATACATTCTTGTCAACATTGTTTCTCAACTAATTCAAAGGAATATCAAATAGCTGGTAAGGATAGGTTATTGCTCTGTACGGAATGCAGGACACATTTGAAAAAGACTGGAGAATTACCGCCTGCACCTCCGTATCTGTTCCGCCCTGTGCCTGCGGAATCACCAGATAGCCCAGGGAGAATGCGTACAAGAAATAAGGCTAAGGAAACGCCTAGACCTGCAAGACCACGACGTACAGGTGGAACGGATACTCCTGATCAAgaaaaacaacaacaacaacaacaaacaCCAgacaagaataagaaaaaatctaataaatcagAAACACCAAAAAAGGGTCAAAAACGACCACAGACGGATGACGTGGATGAAGACAAAGAGTCTCAGAAACGGAAACGTCCTGGTGAACGTCCTGAGAGTCCCTCAGAGTCTCTCACAACTGATAGTAACTCTCTCATGGATGAGCctgagagagaaggagaaggtgatacaaatgaaaatcaaCCTACTCCGGTTACAGTGCCAACTGAGGAGCCTGTTAGTCCGGCAGTGACTACACCGGAAGAACCTTCCGAACCAACGCCAGTTTCTACTCCCGTACCAACGCCTATACAGACTTTACCAATTTCTGTTCCTGTTATTCatactttagaaaaaaaaccgTTATTAGAAGAACCAGTAGAAACGAAAGAGCAAATAGAAGATGTTCCTTTAGCTATGAATCAGCCACTAAAATTGGAACCTATGCCAATAGAACCAGCCATGTCTCCATCTAATGAAGATATGAAAGAACCCGAACAATTGAATTTAACTACATCACAGTCATTGAATATAAACGATATGAATCAAAATATGCCACGTAATTTGTCACAATCAATTCAAAATAGTGGTATTTGTACCTCGACTGGTCCACAAAGTATACAGAACTCACAGATTATGTCTCCGACGCACCAAGGACTGCCACTCAATATGCAGTACACATCCAATGTTCCTCCTGTTCAAAATGTACCGCAAAACTTATCACAAAGTATGCAAATGCCGTCGAATATACCACAAAATATGTCAAATGCGCAAAATATGGGACCAACACAAAATCTTCGAACACATggtgaaaatttatcaaatacgcAAAATATGCCTCAAAGCATACCGGGACCACCATTAAATCTCAATATATCACAAAGTATACCAACGAATATGACTCAAATGCCTCAAATGCCAAGTTCACCGCAACCACTTGGTTTAACCGTAATGTCTTCGGAAAATAGGATGTCCGAAAGAATTTCTGATGATAGACTATCTTCGGAACGAATTAGAGATAGTAGAATATCTGAAAGAATATCCGAAAGAATACCAGAGAGATCAGAAAATAATGAACCTGAGagaaacgaatcgaataatttatttcaacctATTCAGCCAAGTGGAATGTTATCAATGGAAAAACCATCTTCAATGTATAATTTAGCTGGTACACCACCAATGGAAccacaaaatttgaaaatcaaacAAGAGATCATTCCTCCTGAACCAGATCCACTTCAAAGTTTGAAAGAAGTTAAAGTTCCTGGTTTTCAATCTGGATTTCCAGGCCCAagtttagataatattaaaaaagatccaGATAGTTCTAGTAAACCGCCAACACCTAGCAAGCACTCCATATCTAGCAATCAATCTGTACCTCAAATACAATCTGTAGCAGCATCTCCAACTCCAACTCTTCCACCACCACCTACATCTATACCTCAGCCTGTAATGCATCCAGCTCAACAACCAAGCCCTCATATGGCTCATCCATTTCACCCACATCATCCCTTAATGCATCATTCGTTATTTACTGCCATGCATCCATATCATCCTCACGCTTATCCAGGTTATGCTCCAGTTGGAGCTTATCCTTCATTCCCGCCCTATCCATACGGTCCAGTTCCGCATGCAATTCCACCTCCGTCCCCACAAAGAAGTCAAGAAAGTACAACAATGATGACGGCACATCATTCAAGTACGAGTTCTAGTGTAACGAcgagagaagaaggagaaaatctTATAGCCACGCATCATCACTCTTCTACTATGCATCAAGCTACAGCATTGCATCATGACAAATTATTGACTATTTCTTCTCATAGTTCTCATAGTCACTCTTCATCGCATAGTTCGCATAATACTCAACGCAAGCCGTCACTAGTTTCAGCTACATGTCTGACATCTAGTAGTTCGGCTCATCATCATCATAGACCGCCGCAATCTCAACCTCCAGTTGTACCAGAACCAAAAATAGAACCTGATTTAGTAGAACAGGAACAAGAAGAGCCACCAAGTCCTCGAGGTCCATCTCCAGAACCTCGAATCGAGGATTCAGAATGTCACAGATCACAATCTGCAATTTTTCTACGACATTGGAATCGAGGcgaaaataattcttgtaCTAGAACTGATTTAATGTTCAAACCTGTTCCGGATTCGAAATTAGCAAGAAAACGAGAGGAAAGATCAAGAAAGCAagcagaaagagaaagggaagaacGTGATAGAGCTGCAGCGCAACAAGCTAGAAAAATGACTACACCAGAAAAACAACCAGAAACATGTAAACCGCCTAGTCGAGGACCTCTTGAGCCTGTCGTATCTCCTTATGATAGATACGCCGCAAGACCAGGATCCTACGCGGATACACCTGCTTTGAGACAATTATCCGAGTATGCTCGACCACATGCTGCATTTTCCCCTGCTAGACATCCTGCGCCACCAGATCCAATGTTACATTACATGTACAGTCCTGCGGCTCGTGAACGCTTGGAATTGGAACATTTGGAACGTGAAAAAAGAGAACGAGAAATCAGAGAATTACGCGAACGAGAATTAAACGATCGACTAAAAGAGGAACTCTTGAAAGGAACACCTAGACCAATGCCAGCTCCAGTGGATCCACATTGGCTAGAGATACATCGACGTTATGCGGCCGCAGGACTTGCACCTGGACCTTCAGGTCCTCCTCAAGCTTTACATCAATTCGGTCTTTACGGTGCACCACCGGGACCAAGTCAATTGGAAAGAGAACGTTTAGAAAGATTAG CGGCAGCTGGTGCAAATTATCCTCGACCAGGCTTAATGCCCCGTGACCCAGCACTGGCTCTTCATCCCGCGGAACTTCTTGCAAGACCGTACGCGGATATGGCAGCGCATCACGAGCAATTACAACGTCATCTCATGATGGAACGCGATCGATTCCCTCCTCATGCTTCACTTGTTGCACACCACGAGGAATATCTAAG ACAACAGCGTGAGCGCGAGCTTAAAGTTCGCGCACTGGAAGAAGCTGCACGTGGATCACGTCCTTAA